A portion of the Paenibacillus hamazuiensis genome contains these proteins:
- a CDS encoding AI-2E family transporter, whose product MDRFLKNNTFVVMVYVLLGLLILYMLLQIKPIIVAVYGFLKEILAPFIIAMIISYVLNPVVTLLGSRKVPRTIAVLLIYAVFITSTTVVLMNMIPMFMNQLQQLNNSLPQMAMKAQSLVDGLNDFEFLPDSVRTGINNSLAKLEHGISLAISKSIDGIGSTINMLFIAFIVPFLAFYILKDFQLIEKAVLAIVPKQHRKNTTKLLVDIDTALGHYIRGQFLVCAIVGSCAYLGYWLIDMPYPLLLAAVVAIFNIIPYLGPFFGAAPAIIMASTISLKMVMLVAFVNLVCQVLEGNVISPQVVGRSLHMHPLIIIFALLVGGELAGVIGLILAVPFFAVMKVILQHVFLYYVHRQPPPK is encoded by the coding sequence ATGGACCGCTTTTTGAAAAACAATACATTCGTCGTTATGGTATACGTGCTGCTTGGCCTGCTCATCCTTTACATGCTGCTGCAAATCAAACCGATCATCGTAGCGGTCTACGGATTTTTGAAAGAAATTTTGGCGCCCTTCATCATCGCGATGATCATTTCGTATGTGCTGAACCCGGTTGTCACATTGCTGGGTTCGCGCAAAGTGCCGAGGACGATCGCGGTGCTGCTCATTTACGCCGTCTTCATTACGTCCACGACGGTCGTGTTGATGAACATGATCCCGATGTTCATGAACCAGCTGCAGCAGCTCAACAACAGCTTGCCGCAAATGGCGATGAAAGCGCAGAGCCTCGTGGACGGGCTGAACGACTTCGAGTTTTTGCCGGACAGCGTCCGTACGGGCATCAACAATTCGCTGGCGAAGCTGGAGCACGGCATCAGTCTCGCGATTTCCAAATCGATCGACGGGATCGGCAGCACCATCAATATGCTCTTTATTGCTTTTATCGTCCCATTTTTGGCTTTTTACATATTAAAAGATTTCCAATTGATCGAAAAAGCGGTGCTTGCCATCGTTCCGAAGCAGCACCGCAAAAATACGACAAAGCTGCTCGTCGACATCGACACGGCGCTTGGTCATTACATCCGCGGCCAGTTTCTCGTATGCGCGATCGTCGGGTCGTGTGCTTACCTCGGTTATTGGCTGATCGATATGCCTTACCCGCTGCTGCTTGCGGCGGTTGTCGCGATTTTTAATATCATCCCTTATTTGGGACCGTTTTTCGGGGCGGCTCCGGCGATCATCATGGCATCCACCATTTCGCTGAAAATGGTTATGCTCGTGGCGTTCGTCAATTTGGTGTGCCAGGTGTTGGAAGGCAATGTGATTTCGCCTCAGGTGGTGGGGCGGTCGCTGCACATGCACCCGCTGATTATCATTTTCGCCCTGCTCGTCGGCGGGGAGCTGGCCGGAGTGATCGGGCTCATTTTGGCGGTGCCGTTTTTCGCCGTGATGAAAGTTATTTTGCAGCATGTGTTTTTGTACTATGTGCATAGACAACCACCCCCTAAATAG
- a CDS encoding APC family permease codes for MTEYTLKRLLFGKPLKTSELESEKMPVWKALPILSSDALSSVAYGTEQILLELATVGIAAFYFSLPVAISIILLIGILVMSYRQVIEAYPQGGGAYMVAKENLGMTWGRLTGVSLLIDYTLTVAVSISAGVQAITSAFPQAVPYIVEITLLLVWLMVWLNLRGTSESGSVFALPTYFFIGCVLLLLGKGAWDLVTGAEAVSTELAVPEVMPQGLTLFVLLKAFSSGCSAVTGIEAISDAVPHFRTPSTTNAKRTLVSLGALLSVVFGGITLLTLAYGIAPDPQGHTSVLSMVTEHAFGRGTVYYATQFATMLILTLAANTSFNGFPILASIMATDKNFPRMFANRGDRLSYNYGIVTLGILASILLIIFGGKTDALIPLYAIGVFLSFTLAQSGLVRKWFTERPKGWRRKLTINGVGALLSLVVLIIFSVTKFAEGAWIVIFITPILLIFITKIYRHYEDLAAELRICLDDPVPQKESVIIIPIAGIHRVVQTTIAYAKSLSPNVIAFYVAFNDEDEKKMEEKWEKWNPGVRLVIFKSRYRAIIKPLIEFADRIDSHVSERQTVMVLLPEFITRKWWHRLLHNQSARRIRSKLLKRKDMIVATVPYHLHD; via the coding sequence ATGACTGAGTATACGTTGAAAAGGCTGTTATTCGGAAAACCGCTTAAGACCAGCGAGCTAGAATCGGAAAAAATGCCGGTTTGGAAGGCGCTGCCGATCCTGTCGTCGGATGCGCTCTCCTCCGTGGCTTACGGCACGGAGCAAATATTGCTGGAGCTGGCCACCGTCGGGATCGCCGCGTTTTATTTTTCGCTGCCCGTGGCGATCTCGATCATTTTGCTGATCGGCATTCTGGTAATGAGCTACCGTCAGGTGATCGAAGCGTATCCGCAGGGCGGCGGCGCCTATATGGTCGCCAAGGAAAACTTGGGTATGACATGGGGACGCCTGACAGGGGTGTCGCTGCTGATCGACTATACGCTGACGGTAGCCGTCTCGATATCGGCCGGCGTTCAGGCGATTACCTCCGCTTTTCCGCAGGCGGTGCCTTACATCGTCGAAATCACCCTTTTGCTCGTATGGCTCATGGTATGGCTGAACCTTCGAGGCACCTCCGAATCCGGCAGCGTGTTCGCCCTGCCGACTTATTTCTTTATCGGCTGCGTGCTGCTGCTGCTCGGCAAAGGCGCCTGGGACCTTGTCACCGGCGCCGAAGCGGTATCGACGGAACTGGCGGTGCCTGAGGTAATGCCGCAGGGGTTGACGCTGTTTGTTCTGCTGAAAGCTTTCTCCTCGGGCTGCTCCGCTGTGACCGGGATCGAGGCGATTTCCGATGCGGTGCCTCATTTCCGCACGCCTTCGACAACCAACGCCAAGCGCACGCTCGTATCGCTCGGAGCGCTGCTGTCGGTCGTCTTCGGCGGTATCACTCTACTGACGCTCGCCTACGGCATAGCCCCGGATCCGCAGGGACATACGTCGGTGCTGTCGATGGTGACGGAGCATGCATTTGGCCGCGGCACGGTGTATTATGCGACGCAGTTCGCGACCATGCTGATTTTGACGTTGGCGGCGAACACCAGCTTTAACGGGTTTCCGATACTGGCGTCGATCATGGCGACGGACAAAAACTTCCCGCGCATGTTCGCCAATCGCGGGGACCGGCTTTCCTACAACTACGGCATCGTGACGCTCGGCATATTGGCCAGTATATTGCTGATTATCTTCGGCGGCAAAACCGATGCGCTGATTCCGCTGTATGCGATCGGGGTGTTTCTCTCCTTTACGCTGGCGCAAAGCGGACTTGTCCGAAAATGGTTCACGGAAAGGCCTAAGGGCTGGCGGCGCAAGCTGACGATCAACGGAGTCGGAGCGCTGTTGTCGCTTGTCGTGCTCATTATTTTCAGCGTCACCAAATTCGCCGAAGGCGCCTGGATCGTTATTTTCATTACGCCGATCCTGCTTATTTTTATTACGAAAATATACCGCCATTATGAGGATCTTGCCGCGGAACTGCGCATATGTCTGGACGACCCGGTTCCGCAAAAGGAATCGGTCATCATTATTCCGATCGCCGGCATTCACCGGGTCGTGCAAACAACGATCGCCTATGCCAAATCGCTTTCGCCGAATGTGATCGCCTTTTATGTGGCGTTTAACGACGAGGATGAAAAGAAGATGGAGGAGAAATGGGAAAAATGGAATCCGGGCGTGCGGCTTGTCATCTTTAAATCCCGTTACCGCGCGATCATTAAGCCGCTTATCGAATTTGCGGACAGAATCGATTCGCACGTCAGCGAAAGACAGACCGTCATGGTGCTGCTCCCCGAATTCATTACTCGCAAATGGTGGCACAGGCTGCTGCACAACCAGTCGGCGCGGCGCATCCGGTCGAAGCTGCTGAAACGCAAAGATATGATCGTCGCTACGGTTCCCTACCATTTGCATGATTAA
- a CDS encoding alkaline phosphatase family protein: protein MKQALMPAPASAGYKDLLREGKLFTPIFATAVFLLYHMPDFGLGSFWKAAGLGFLGLFPLFAAYYIFDFPLFLRNYLWIPLAAFLLIWQATVVSLAALTVVLYLLFVALFYAPSRSRLQSRSLRPNVLHLWKLALKNSDSTSGNVQEQLPKCLLLVMLWDKFAEFGVQGHTDSGGRLALVGFALCIAVYGWAIHRYLFDWKPAESNGPTRGRFPAGGAAMAKKVIVIVIGGLRKESFASAETPFLDYLCENGTEYTHMQTVYPARSTVSFTSMLTGTYPREHGGGTGLMNKIGLREETIFDALRKVGKIGLLVGSAPWLNSLGEDGEQAAAGRHNGSADRSVIARAKRIMTEQSPELLVVHLTEAELAGYRSGISSDEYVQKIEETDELAEEFVHWLKNRGYLRDSVLVVCSDRGLSEGFGGHGHMDENERFVPFFLFGPRIKRGLKVGTSFSLISLAPTAAYLLGAPYPGRSRGDVLAEGMDMTERWELERPAKAAAKAAPRVQTEETEDDVPVRIAAEEPRGAQPAEFAERPVPAWKAAVKPADSAEPEIAAALAEETAPEPAELAEPDGETVPEPARAAETPEPAARKEPEATSAPEAKWESLVANPQELTSPTGWKRPRADYVPRKVKIAPPDEERTDDEHQS, encoded by the coding sequence ATGAAGCAAGCATTGATGCCGGCACCCGCTTCGGCGGGATACAAAGATCTTCTGCGCGAAGGAAAGCTTTTTACGCCGATTTTCGCAACCGCCGTTTTTTTGCTTTACCATATGCCTGACTTCGGGCTGGGATCGTTTTGGAAAGCGGCGGGACTCGGTTTTCTAGGCCTCTTTCCGTTATTCGCAGCTTACTATATATTCGATTTTCCGCTGTTTTTGCGGAACTACTTATGGATTCCGCTGGCCGCTTTTTTGCTCATATGGCAGGCAACCGTCGTTTCATTGGCTGCTTTGACCGTCGTGCTTTATTTATTGTTTGTCGCGTTGTTTTACGCGCCTTCACGTTCACGTCTGCAGAGCCGTTCCTTAAGGCCGAATGTGCTGCACCTGTGGAAGCTCGCTTTGAAAAACAGCGATTCGACAAGCGGAAACGTCCAGGAGCAGCTGCCCAAATGTTTGCTGCTGGTTATGCTGTGGGACAAGTTCGCCGAATTCGGCGTTCAAGGACATACCGATTCGGGCGGCCGTCTGGCGCTCGTCGGATTTGCGCTTTGCATCGCCGTATACGGCTGGGCGATTCACCGGTATTTGTTCGACTGGAAGCCCGCCGAATCAAACGGGCCTACCCGCGGGCGCTTCCCGGCAGGCGGCGCGGCGATGGCCAAAAAGGTGATCGTCATCGTCATCGGCGGTTTGCGCAAGGAAAGCTTTGCTTCGGCGGAGACGCCTTTCCTCGACTACTTATGTGAAAACGGTACGGAGTACACACATATGCAAACGGTCTATCCGGCTCGCAGCACCGTCAGCTTCACGTCGATGCTGACCGGAACTTACCCGCGCGAGCACGGGGGCGGGACGGGCCTAATGAACAAGATAGGCCTTCGCGAGGAAACGATTTTCGATGCGCTGCGCAAGGTTGGAAAGATCGGGCTGCTCGTCGGAAGCGCTCCATGGCTGAACTCGCTGGGCGAAGATGGCGAACAGGCGGCTGCGGGGCGGCATAACGGCAGTGCGGACCGCAGCGTTATCGCACGGGCCAAACGTATCATGACGGAGCAATCTCCCGAACTGCTGGTCGTTCATTTGACCGAAGCGGAGCTTGCCGGGTACCGCAGCGGCATATCATCTGACGAATATGTGCAAAAAATCGAAGAAACCGACGAGCTCGCCGAAGAGTTCGTTCATTGGCTGAAAAACCGGGGTTATTTGCGGGACAGCGTGCTCGTCGTTTGCTCCGACCGCGGGCTATCGGAAGGCTTCGGCGGGCATGGCCATATGGATGAAAACGAACGGTTCGTGCCGTTTTTCCTGTTCGGTCCGCGCATCAAGCGGGGGCTGAAGGTGGGTACGTCGTTTTCGCTCATTTCGCTCGCTCCGACCGCGGCATATTTGCTCGGAGCGCCTTATCCGGGGCGAAGCCGGGGGGACGTGCTGGCCGAGGGCATGGATATGACGGAACGATGGGAGTTGGAAAGGCCGGCAAAGGCGGCGGCGAAAGCGGCGCCAAGGGTGCAGACGGAGGAAACGGAAGACGATGTCCCTGTGCGCATCGCGGCGGAAGAGCCTCGCGGAGCGCAGCCGGCTGAGTTCGCCGAACGGCCGGTTCCCGCATGGAAAGCGGCGGTGAAGCCGGCGGATTCGGCGGAGCCGGAAATCGCTGCCGCGCTGGCGGAGGAGACCGCGCCGGAACCGGCGGAACTGGCCGAACCGGACGGCGAAACCGTGCCGGAGCCGGCCCGGGCTGCCGAAACGCCGGAACCGGCCGCAAGGAAGGAACCGGAAGCGACTTCGGCGCCTGAAGCAAAATGGGAGTCGCTTGTGGCGAATCCGCAGGAGCTCACTTCGCCGACGGGCTGGAAACGGCCTAGAGCCGATTATGTGCCGCGCAAAGTGAAAATCGCTCCTCCCGACGAAGAACGTACGGACGATGAACACCAAAGTTGA
- a CDS encoding PRC-barrel domain-containing protein: protein MRKARDVIGLPVISVDTGRQVGSSQDLLLNEEWEIEAIQMQVKMWFSSVTYVEWNDVLALGEDAITIPSEDVLKAMEDDLPLFSLVGGHKKVKGMPVITVNGQQLGIVEDVYLDDLLGKHVIGYELSEGFITDLKEGRKWLPVPETVILGEDAIVVPVRCNEQLEEIFVSKVE, encoded by the coding sequence TTGAGAAAAGCGCGCGACGTGATCGGCCTGCCGGTGATCAGTGTCGATACCGGCAGACAAGTCGGATCGTCTCAGGATCTTTTGCTGAATGAAGAGTGGGAGATCGAGGCGATTCAAATGCAAGTAAAGATGTGGTTTTCTTCTGTGACATACGTCGAATGGAACGATGTGCTCGCCTTGGGCGAAGATGCGATTACGATACCGAGTGAGGATGTTCTTAAGGCGATGGAAGATGATCTTCCGCTTTTTTCGTTGGTTGGGGGCCACAAAAAAGTGAAGGGCATGCCCGTCATCACCGTAAACGGACAGCAGCTCGGGATAGTCGAAGACGTTTATTTGGATGATTTATTGGGAAAACATGTAATAGGTTATGAATTGTCCGAAGGTTTCATTACCGACTTGAAGGAAGGGCGCAAATGGCTGCCCGTTCCCGAAACCGTTATATTGGGCGAGGATGCGATCGTCGTTCCGGTCCGCTGTAATGAGCAGCTGGAAGAAATCTTCGTATCAAAAGTAGAATAG
- a CDS encoding ArsB/NhaD family transporter, whose amino-acid sequence MEQQALLAIGIFLVIYGLIVSEKIHRTIVAMIGGLLMVVLGIVPQEEALHHIDFNTLGLLIGMMVIVSITADTGVFKYIGVWSAKKVKGDPVRLLIALGLVTAVGSAFLDNVTTVLLMVPVTFSITRQLQVNPVPYLISQIMASNIGGTATLIGDPPNIMIGSAVKELTFMAFIHNLSLIAFLILFATIPLLVWIYRKQLKTTEELRLSVMDLDEKAEITDPKLLRKCLAVLGLTIGGFFVHQIVHLESATVALAGAFLLLLLTGEHHMEEALAKVEWTTIFFFVGLFVLVGGLIETGVIAKLAQYAIDVTGGDVAKASFLILWMSAIASAFLDNIPFVATMIPMIQEMGLMGVDRLEPLWWSLALGACLGGNGTLIGASANLIVAGLSSKEGHPISFMTYLKIGFPLMIMSIVIANLYILIRYL is encoded by the coding sequence ATGGAACAACAGGCATTGCTAGCAATCGGTATTTTTCTTGTTATTTATGGACTCATCGTTTCGGAGAAGATTCACCGGACCATAGTCGCGATGATCGGCGGCCTACTGATGGTCGTGCTGGGCATCGTTCCGCAGGAGGAGGCGCTGCATCACATCGATTTCAATACGCTCGGGCTGCTCATCGGCATGATGGTGATCGTCAGTATAACGGCGGATACGGGGGTATTCAAATACATCGGCGTCTGGTCGGCGAAAAAAGTGAAGGGCGATCCGGTGCGCCTCCTTATCGCTCTAGGCTTGGTAACGGCCGTCGGCTCGGCGTTTCTCGACAATGTCACGACCGTGCTGCTGATGGTGCCGGTGACCTTCAGCATTACCCGGCAGCTGCAGGTGAATCCGGTGCCGTACCTGATCTCGCAGATCATGGCTTCCAACATCGGGGGCACCGCAACGCTGATCGGAGATCCGCCGAATATTATGATCGGCAGCGCGGTGAAGGAACTGACCTTCATGGCGTTTATCCATAACCTGAGCCTGATTGCCTTCCTCATTTTATTCGCGACAATTCCGCTGTTGGTCTGGATTTACCGCAAGCAGCTTAAGACGACGGAGGAGCTGAGGCTGAGCGTCATGGATCTCGACGAGAAGGCGGAGATTACCGACCCGAAGCTGCTCAGGAAGTGCCTCGCCGTATTGGGACTTACGATCGGCGGATTTTTCGTGCATCAGATCGTTCATCTGGAATCCGCAACCGTCGCTTTGGCCGGCGCCTTTCTGCTGCTGCTGCTCACCGGCGAGCACCATATGGAGGAAGCGCTCGCCAAAGTCGAGTGGACGACGATCTTTTTCTTCGTCGGTTTGTTTGTCCTCGTCGGAGGTTTGATTGAAACCGGGGTCATCGCGAAGCTGGCGCAGTATGCGATCGATGTCACCGGAGGCGATGTGGCCAAAGCGTCATTCCTGATTTTGTGGATGAGCGCGATTGCTTCGGCATTTTTGGACAATATCCCTTTTGTGGCGACGATGATTCCGATGATTCAGGAGATGGGGCTGATGGGGGTCGACCGCCTGGAGCCGTTGTGGTGGAGCCTGGCGCTCGGCGCATGTCTCGGCGGGAACGGCACGCTGATCGGGGCCAGCGCGAATTTGATCGTAGCCGGTTTGTCCTCCAAGGAAGGGCACCCGATTTCGTTTATGACCTACCTGAAGATCGGCTTCCCGCTTATGATTATGTCGATTGTGATCGCTAATCTGTATATTCTTATCCGATATTTGTGA